A single region of the Vagococcus teuberi genome encodes:
- the nth gene encoding endonuclease III has translation MLSKKRTIEAIDLMKELYPNARGELNYDTPFQYLIAVILSAQATDISVNKATPLLFEAYPTAEKLAQASLEDVMMRIKTIGLYKTKAKNIIKASQMLVETFNGEVPKTKKELESLPGVGRKTANVVAGDLFNVPSIAVDTHVERVSKRLRICKQSATVTEVEDTLMKKIPEERWVDTHHTMILFGRYQCTARNPKCEGCLLLDLCAEGQKNINIKKTNKE, from the coding sequence ATGTTATCAAAAAAACGGACGATAGAAGCAATTGATCTAATGAAAGAACTGTATCCTAATGCTAGAGGTGAGTTGAATTATGATACTCCATTTCAATATTTAATTGCGGTTATATTGAGTGCACAAGCGACAGATATCTCGGTTAATAAGGCAACACCATTATTATTTGAAGCTTATCCAACTGCTGAAAAATTAGCCCAAGCTTCTTTAGAAGACGTGATGATGCGGATTAAGACGATAGGATTGTATAAAACAAAAGCAAAGAACATTATTAAAGCGTCTCAAATGCTAGTTGAAACCTTTAATGGCGAAGTGCCAAAAACAAAAAAAGAACTAGAAAGTTTACCAGGTGTGGGAAGAAAAACGGCGAATGTTGTAGCAGGAGATTTGTTTAATGTTCCATCAATTGCTGTAGACACACATGTAGAGCGAGTGAGCAAAAGGCTTAGAATATGTAAACAATCAGCTACTGTCACTGAAGTAGAAGATACGCTTATGAAGAAAATACCAGAAGAACGATGGGTCGATACGCATCACACGATGATATTATTTGGAAGGTATCAATGTACGGCTCGCAACCCCAAATGTGAGGGATGCTTATTACTTGATCTGTGTGCTGAAGGTCAAAAAAATATCAATATAAAAAAGACAAACAAGGAATGA
- a CDS encoding PBP1A family penicillin-binding protein, with product MKNSSIGTKHPNKSSKQKKHNTKKVVLITLTVILSLIIIPLIGGAGLFFYYAKDAPTLDYKKLEDTRSSKIYASNGEMILEIGEKKRETIEPNQIPPTLKQAIISIEDKRFEKHAGIDPIRIVGAAISNIKGTSRQGGSTLTQQLIKLSFFSTKKEDQTIKRKAQEAWLSVELERKKSKDEILTYYINRVYMANGIYGMQTAAETYFGKNLGDLSLAQYALLAGMPQAPIDYDPYTHPDLATTRRNLVLSEMYKDKVISKKDYDEAKNTKIEDGLISLKEDSTTQVVTDNYVKQVIDEVQKKTKKNVYTDGLDIYTNMDLAAQTYLYNLINSENSSIAFPDEKFQATATLIDVKNGDVRAQIGGRNVGDGAMNDNKAVTAKRNIGSTAKPLVAYAPTIEDLNYGSGQIYADMPYKYEDGTPVYDYDRSYRGNLTMRESLVDSRNIPALKALKEVGDDKSKEFISKLGLDNNVYEGTAIGFESSSEKLAAAYAAFANGGIYYEPSYVNKVVYSDGTEESFESQGKRAMKESTAFIVTDMLKDVINRGTGNQAQIDGIVQAGKTGTSNYDDDVLGKVKGEGSPDITFVGYTPKYSLAVWTGYDDYFQPITLYNQQLAMDIYRSFMMYLYQNIEPTDWKQPSNVVRVGNEVYIKGHTKQTQSLYNSPQSDNTTYYYETEKQTVTPHSESKEETKEDTHTETSKETSVEEKKPDTNNSQTNQSSNNNEQTNLGNNSNNQTNQGNNNSPTQENKPRNNDTKKD from the coding sequence ATGAAAAATAGTTCGATTGGGACAAAACACCCTAATAAATCATCAAAACAAAAAAAACATAATACAAAAAAAGTGGTGTTAATTACCCTAACTGTCATTCTCTCACTAATCATAATACCTTTAATTGGTGGAGCTGGTCTTTTCTTTTATTACGCAAAAGATGCTCCAACACTTGATTATAAAAAATTAGAGGATACTCGCTCGTCGAAAATTTATGCCTCAAATGGGGAAATGATTTTAGAAATTGGGGAAAAGAAGCGTGAAACCATTGAACCTAATCAAATTCCACCAACGCTAAAACAAGCAATCATCTCAATTGAAGATAAACGATTTGAAAAGCATGCTGGTATTGATCCGATACGTATTGTTGGAGCAGCTATTTCAAATATTAAAGGAACGAGTAGACAAGGTGGTAGTACCTTAACTCAGCAGTTAATAAAATTATCATTTTTCTCGACTAAAAAAGAAGATCAAACCATTAAGCGTAAAGCTCAAGAAGCTTGGTTATCAGTTGAACTGGAGCGTAAAAAATCAAAAGACGAAATCCTTACATATTATATAAATCGTGTTTACATGGCAAACGGTATATATGGTATGCAAACAGCTGCCGAAACTTACTTTGGTAAAAATCTAGGTGATCTCTCTTTAGCTCAATATGCGCTATTAGCTGGTATGCCACAAGCTCCAATTGATTATGATCCATATACTCACCCTGATTTAGCCACTACAAGAAGAAATCTTGTTCTTAGTGAGATGTATAAAGACAAAGTGATTTCAAAAAAAGATTACGATGAAGCTAAAAATACAAAAATTGAAGATGGCTTAATTTCATTAAAAGAAGACTCAACCACACAAGTTGTAACAGATAATTATGTGAAGCAAGTTATTGATGAAGTACAAAAGAAAACGAAGAAAAATGTTTATACAGATGGTTTAGATATCTATACTAACATGGATTTGGCAGCACAAACATACTTATATAATCTTATTAATAGCGAAAACTCTTCTATTGCTTTTCCAGATGAAAAATTCCAAGCAACTGCAACATTAATTGATGTAAAAAATGGCGATGTTCGTGCTCAGATAGGTGGTCGTAATGTTGGTGACGGTGCAATGAATGATAATAAAGCCGTGACAGCTAAACGAAATATTGGATCAACTGCCAAGCCATTAGTTGCATATGCTCCAACCATAGAAGACTTAAACTATGGTTCCGGACAAATATACGCAGACATGCCATATAAGTATGAAGATGGAACTCCCGTTTACGACTATGATCGATCTTATCGTGGGAACTTGACAATGCGTGAGTCGTTAGTTGACTCTAGAAATATTCCTGCATTAAAAGCTCTAAAAGAAGTCGGAGATGATAAATCAAAAGAGTTTATTTCAAAACTTGGTTTAGATAATAATGTCTATGAGGGAACTGCAATCGGATTTGAATCTTCTTCTGAAAAATTAGCTGCAGCATATGCAGCGTTCGCTAATGGTGGAATCTATTATGAACCAAGTTATGTTAATAAAGTCGTTTATTCTGACGGGACAGAGGAAAGCTTTGAATCACAAGGAAAACGAGCGATGAAAGAATCAACCGCATTTATTGTAACAGATATGCTAAAAGATGTAATTAATCGAGGAACTGGAAATCAGGCTCAAATCGATGGTATTGTTCAAGCTGGTAAAACTGGTACTAGTAATTATGACGATGATGTTTTAGGTAAAGTTAAAGGAGAAGGAAGCCCGGATATTACATTTGTTGGGTATACTCCTAAGTATTCTTTAGCTGTTTGGACAGGTTACGATGACTATTTCCAACCAATTACATTGTACAATCAGCAACTCGCCATGGATATTTACCGGTCGTTTATGATGTATCTCTACCAAAATATTGAGCCCACTGATTGGAAACAACCATCTAATGTCGTTCGTGTTGGAAATGAAGTCTACATAAAAGGGCATACTAAGCAAACACAATCTTTATACAATAGCCCTCAATCGGATAACACAACGTATTATTATGAAACAGAAAAACAAACAGTTACTCCTCATTCTGAAAGCAAAGAAGAAACAAAAGAAGACACTCATACAGAAACTTCAAAAGAAACATCGGTTGAAGAAAAAAAACCTGACACAAATAATAGTCAAACAAATCAAAGTAGTAATAATAACGAGCAAACAAACCTTGGGAATAATAGTAATAACCAAACAAATCAAGGAAATAATAACTCTCCAACACAAGAGAACAAACCTCGCAATAATGATACAAAAAAAGATTAA
- a CDS encoding FMN-dependent NADH-azoreductase, whose product MSNVLVIKAHPLTKNESRTLTVLDAFLTSYEESHPNDTVEVLDVYENHIPEIDKDILTGWANLKDGKEINKVQAKKIERFSELTEQFLNSDKISIANPLWNLNIPTRLKAWIDTIVVAGKTFKYTENGKMPLAPGKKMLHIQASGGIHAGEDTSSKFVKEIFNFIGVEETDTIIIEGLDYQPEKADEILQGIMEETKELAKQF is encoded by the coding sequence ATGTCAAACGTATTAGTTATTAAAGCTCATCCACTAACAAAAAATGAATCACGTACTCTTACTGTACTTGATGCCTTCTTAACATCTTATGAAGAAAGTCATCCAAATGACACAGTCGAAGTATTAGATGTGTATGAAAATCATATTCCTGAAATCGATAAAGATATTTTAACAGGTTGGGCTAATTTAAAAGATGGTAAAGAAATTAATAAGGTTCAAGCAAAAAAAATCGAACGATTTTCTGAACTGACTGAACAATTTCTGAACTCTGATAAAATTAGCATTGCTAATCCTTTATGGAATCTAAATATCCCAACAAGACTAAAAGCATGGATTGATACGATTGTTGTCGCTGGAAAAACATTTAAATACACCGAAAATGGTAAAATGCCTTTAGCTCCAGGTAAAAAAATGTTACACATCCAAGCTAGTGGTGGCATTCATGCTGGTGAAGATACTTCATCAAAATTTGTTAAAGAAATTTTCAACTTTATAGGGGTTGAAGAAACAGATACGATTATTATTGAAGGTCTTGATTATCAACCAGAAAAAGCAGATGAGATTCTTCAAGGAATTATGGAAGAAACAAAAGAATTAGCAAAACAATTTTAA
- a CDS encoding DnaD domain protein produces MIPLNIYLQNGTTSVSNLLFRYYKKIGMTDTELVFYLQLLQYQDSGDYFPDMDMITKRMDMSLDGGYHIIQELMTKGILSIETKRNKFGKTEDKYDLTRVYQKIELVLEQEQEIKMEQLEENKRVELFNKFEQEFGRSLSPIEFETVQQWLDNDNYSIDLIELALREAILNQAYSLKYMDRILLNWERKNLTSKQAIQSDQKQRLKEIDDKNIIDTEETLPKVPMYNWLNPGDK; encoded by the coding sequence ATGATACCACTAAATATTTATTTGCAAAATGGCACAACATCAGTATCTAATTTACTATTTAGATACTATAAAAAGATTGGAATGACAGATACTGAATTAGTTTTTTACTTACAATTATTACAGTATCAAGATTCAGGAGATTATTTTCCAGATATGGATATGATTACTAAACGTATGGATATGTCTTTAGATGGTGGATACCATATTATTCAAGAACTTATGACAAAAGGTATTTTATCCATTGAAACAAAACGAAATAAGTTTGGTAAAACAGAAGATAAATATGACCTAACACGTGTTTACCAGAAAATTGAATTGGTACTTGAACAAGAACAAGAGATAAAAATGGAACAATTAGAAGAAAATAAACGAGTTGAGTTATTTAATAAATTTGAACAAGAGTTTGGCCGTTCTTTATCACCAATTGAATTTGAAACGGTTCAACAGTGGTTAGATAATGATAACTATTCAATAGACTTAATTGAACTAGCTTTACGTGAAGCTATTTTAAACCAAGCTTATAGTTTAAAATATATGGATAGAATATTGCTTAATTGGGAGAGAAAGAATTTAACATCCAAGCAAGCTATTCAAAGTGACCAAAAGCAACGTCTTAAAGAAATAGATGATAAAAATATAATTGACACGGAAGAAACATTACCAAAAGTACCAATGTATAATTGGCTAAATCCTGGTGATAAATAG
- a CDS encoding nitronate monooxygenase: MTLINELLGIKYPLIQGAMAKISTSELVSAVSEAGGLGVIASGGMTTDQVRDEIRKTKQFTDKPFAVNVMLMMENRDEIIDVVIEEGVKIITSGAGTPKPYMKRLKENGVIVMPVVPNVKIALKMQGLGADAVIVEGMEAGGHIGEVCTMPLVAAATKALSIPVIAAGGLSDGRSLAAALALGAKGVQMGTVYLSTEECPVSAPYKQEIINGNETSTVVTGRNNGAPVRNIRNVMTTKYLELERQDVSRDELEELTIGSLYRAVKEGDMVNGSVMAGQIIGTINEIKTVQQLHDEIIQQYRVLTLPKI, encoded by the coding sequence ATGACATTAATTAATGAGTTATTAGGAATAAAGTATCCACTGATTCAGGGTGCTATGGCAAAAATATCGACATCAGAGCTAGTTAGTGCGGTTTCAGAAGCTGGTGGTTTAGGTGTTATAGCTTCAGGTGGTATGACAACAGATCAAGTAAGAGATGAGATTCGCAAAACAAAACAATTCACAGATAAACCTTTTGCGGTGAATGTGATGTTGATGATGGAAAATCGTGATGAGATTATTGATGTTGTTATTGAAGAAGGTGTTAAAATTATTACGTCAGGAGCAGGAACACCAAAACCTTATATGAAACGTTTAAAAGAAAATGGTGTGATTGTAATGCCGGTTGTTCCTAATGTCAAAATAGCATTAAAAATGCAAGGTTTAGGAGCAGATGCAGTGATTGTTGAAGGGATGGAAGCAGGAGGACATATTGGTGAAGTTTGTACGATGCCATTAGTAGCCGCTGCAACTAAAGCTTTAAGTATTCCAGTCATTGCTGCAGGTGGATTATCAGATGGTCGTTCATTAGCCGCAGCATTAGCTTTAGGAGCAAAAGGGGTACAGATGGGGACAGTGTACCTGTCTACTGAAGAATGTCCAGTGTCGGCTCCTTATAAACAAGAAATTATTAATGGAAATGAAACATCAACTGTTGTAACAGGACGTAATAATGGGGCACCTGTTAGAAATATTAGAAACGTAATGACAACTAAGTATTTGGAATTAGAGCGACAAGATGTCTCAAGAGACGAACTTGAAGAGCTGACGATTGGCTCATTGTATCGAGCTGTAAAAGAGGGAGACATGGTTAATGGTTCAGTTATGGCTGGTCAAATCATTGGAACAATCAATGAGATAAAAACAGTTCAACAGCTTCATGATGAAATTATCCAACAATACAGAGTGTTGACATTGCCCAAAATTTAA